TTCGGGTCGGGGATCGGGGGCCGTGCCGGTCAGTCGCCACGGTGGGGACAGGACAGAATGCTTGACGCGGAGGCGCCGGGCAAGGCATGGTGGCGCCACATATGAATATTTCGATGACAGCCGTTTTTCTCGCCGGATGGTGGCGCGCCTGACAAGGGCGGCGTCGGGTATTTCTTTGCTTACGACAGGCCGCCGCACAGGGCGGCCTTGTCATTCCTGCCTGTCCCTGGCGGCGGCATTCCCACTCAAAAGGAGAATGCAATGTCCCGCTCGCAATGGGGATCCAGGGTCGGATTCATCCTCGCATCGGCCGGTGCGACCGTTGGCCTCGGCTCGATCTGGAAGTTTCCGTATGTGACCGCCATGAATGGTGGCGGCGCCTTCCTCGCCATCTTTGTCGCCATTACCTTCACCCTTGGCCTGACGCTGCTGCTGGCCGAAATCGCCATCGGTCGCGCCGCCGGCTGCGGCGCCGTCAGCGCGCTGCGCAAGCTGGGCGGCGGTGGCTGGCCGCTGGTCGGCTACGCCGGCGTGCTGTGCGGCTTTCTGGTGCTGTCGTTCTACTGCGTGGTCGGCGGCTGGACGCTCGGCTACCTGTGGCGTGCGATCGACGGTCGGGTCATGAGCGATTCGCCCGAGGCGCTGGCCGCCCTGTTCGGCCAGTATGTGTCCAGCCCGGTCGAGCCGCTGCTGACCCTGGCGCTGTTTGTCCTGCTGACGCTGGTGGTGGTGATGTCCGGCATCCAGAAAGGCATCGAGCGGGCCGGCAAGATCATGATGCCGGCGCTGTTCCTGCTGATGCTGGTGCTGATCGTCCGTTCGCTGACCCTGCCGGGCGCATCGGCCGGGGTGGCGATGTTCCTGGCGCCCGACTTTTCCCGCGTTACGCCGGCCATGCTGGTCGACGCGCTGGGGCTGGCCTTTTTTTCGCTGTCGGTCGGCGCCGGCTGCATGCTCGCCTACGGCTCTTACCTGGGACGCGACGTCAAGCTGACCGGGGCGGCGCTGTGGGTGACCGGGCTGACCACGCTGACATCGATCCTGGCCGGGCTGATGATTTTCCCGGCCATCGCCGCCTTCGGCCTCGATGCCGCCGCCGGGCCCGGCCTGACCTACATGACCATGCCGATCGTGTTCAACCACCTGCCGTTCGGTCAGGGCTTTGCCCTGGCGTTCTTCGCCCTGCTGCTGTTCGCCGCACTGACCTCGTCGGTTTCGCTGCTGGAGCTGATCGTGGTGCTGCCGATCGACGACTGGGGTGTGTCGCGCCGTCGCGCTTCCCTGGTGGTGTCCGCCCTGGTGTTTGCCGCCGGTATCCCCGCGTCGCTGTCGTTCGGTCTGCTGGCCGACTACAAGTGGTTCGACCGCAATGTGTTCGAACTGATGGACTATGGCGCCAGCAATATCCTGCTGCCGCTCGGCGGTATCGGCACCGCGCTGTTTGCCGGCTGGAAAATCTGGCCGACGCTGCGCGACGAGCTCGAGCTGCCCGCCGGAATGACGGTGGCAATGCGCTGGATGTGTCGGCTGTTTGCACCGGTATTGATCGGCGTGATCCTGGTCTGGAATATATGAAAATCTTTTTTTGATGCGGCGGTTTTTAAATCGTTATTGAATAAAAAATAATATCAAATAGAAGGTTTTTATTGTCTGTTCGATGAAGGGAGAGCACGAAATCAGTATTCTCCCTTCCTTTCTCATGAAAAAAGAGCAACCTGCCGATATGCGCCAGGTCAGGGTGATATCTGCCCTGTTTACCTGTTTCGCCAATCATGGTTGCAGGCGATGCCATTTTCTTGTGGTACCCGCAAGATGTCTTTTTTATCGAGAATCGTGTGGTTTACGCTCATTCTGTGCAGGTTTCTCTTTCGACCGGCAGGGGCTGGCTGGTCGGCACGGCAATGCTGTGGACGGTTGCCGGCCCGGCCTGGGCCATCAATGAATGCGGTACCGGTCTGACCGTCAGTTGCAATGGCTCTGGCAGCAGTGCCGGACAGAAAAACCCGTACGCAAATGGTATCAGCTATACCGACGCCAATATCAATCTGACCGTGACCGGCAAGGTAGCTGTCGATACCAGCGGTGCAGCCGAAAATGACGGGCCCTATACGGTCGGTATCGGAATCAGCAGCAGCAAGCTTACCAAAGCCGGATCGGCACGGGTCCTGGTCGAGGCGGGGGCGACCATCACCACCCGGCAGGATTATGCCCGTGGGATTTCCATCCGGGGGACGGTCGGAAGTGCGTCAGGAACGGTAATCAACTACGGCAATATCACCACCTTTGGTGCCGACGCGCGGGCCATCTTCGTCCAGGTGAACAATAACGCCTCCGTGGTATCCACCGGCAGCATCAGCACCCGGGGTGCAACCGCCCGCGGCCTGTATGCGCAGAGCCTGCAGGGCGGCGATGTCTCGGTGACCAACAGCGGGACGGTGCAGACCGCGCTGGCCAATGGCATCGAGGCGCGGACGATCAATGCCGGTACGGTGGATATCACGCAGTCGGGTACGGTGGATGCAGGCGGTACGACCAGCGATGGCATCTTCGTCGAAGGGGGGGCTCAGGGGCATGCCACGGTCCGCAATACCGGGTCGGTTCGCGGTGCCACCGGACTGCTCATCACGGGTTCGCAGGCGACGGTCAGCAATACCGGCTCGCTGACCGGCACCCGGTCGGCAGGGCTGCGCGTGACCGGCGGTGCCGTGGCAACCATCGACAACGGACCTGGTGCAAGCATCAGCGGACAGACCGGCATCGACCTGCAGACGTCGGGCAACCGGATACGCAATCGTGGCCGGATCCGCGGCGAGGCAGGCACTGCGATCCGGCTGGGGGGCGCCGGCAATGTGCTCGAACTGGACAGTGGTTCGGTGCTGGACGGCGATGTGCTCAGTGCCGGCAGCAACAATACGCTGACACTGCTGGGCAGCGCGGTCGAAGACAGCCGCTTCGTGGGCGCGGGCGCCGGTGACGGATTCCGTTCCCTGACCATGGCCGGCGACGACTGGACGCTCAGCGGCGATGTGGCACTGATCGGCACCGCCGCCGACACCCTGTCGGTCCGGCAGGGACGGCTGACCCTCGGCGGCACCGTCGACAGCCGGGGCGGGGCCACGATTGCGCAGGGGGCCACACTGCGGATCGGTGAGGGGGCCGCCAGTGGTTCGTTCAATGGGTCGATCATCGACAATGGCGAACTGGTATTTGACCGCGCCGATGACACGGCTTTTTCCCGCTCGATCAGTGGCGATGGCGGGCTCACCCAGTCCGGCAGCGGCATGCTGACCCTCAATGGCGCGAACAGCTATCGCGGGCCGACCCGGGTCGAGGCTGGCACATTGCGGCTGGATTCGGCCCGTGCCATCAGCGGTGATTCGGTATCGGTCGCAGCCGGCGCCGTCTACCTGCTCGATTTCGCCGCGACGCCGCAGGCGTGGACCTTTGACCGGGCACTGACGGGGAGCGGCACGGTACGGGTTGACCTGGGAACGCCGTCTGCGGATTTCCGGCTGGGAAGCGGGGCGGGGTCCGCATTTGCCGGCACGCTGGCGCTGGGCCGCAGCCAGTTCAACCTGGACGGCGACCAGGCGGCGCAACTGGCCCGGGCGACACTGCGGCTGGAAAGCGGCAATACCACCACCGTCGACAATGACCGGCTGGCGCTGGGACAGCTGTCCATTGCCGGCGGTGCGCTGGTACTGCCGACCGAGGCACCGGCCACCATCATCAGCGAGATCTCCACCGGCCGGCTGGACCTGCAGGGCGGCAGCGTGCAGGCCTATGTGCCCGACCGCTACACGCCGGGCGAAGCATGGGATGGCCGGGCGCCGACCCTGCTGCGCCAGGACGATACCATCGTCAGCCGGCTGATCAGTGCGACCGGCATCACCGGCAGCGCCAGCCTGCTGGCGCTGATCGACCAGAATGGCACGGTGCTGGGAACGGAACGACAGATCGGCATCGAGCAGCACGGACTGGCCGTTGCCGTTGGCGACTATGGCTTTTATCTGGGTACCGGTGCCGGCAACGACGGGCTGTATGTCGGCTACGGCCTGCACCGGCTCGACATACAGGCCGGCCAGCTGCTGCACCTGACCGGGGACGACGGCACCCTGGCGGGTTCGACGCTGCATGCCAGGCTGACCGGCAGCGGCAATCTGCTGATCGAGGCTGCCGGCAGCATTACCCTGAACAATGCGGCCAACACTTACACCGGCACCACGCAGGTCTCCGGCAAGACACTGGTACTGGGCAACGACAATGTGCTCGGACAGACCTCGCAGCTGCGCATCGATGCCGGGGCGACCGTTGCAGCCAACGGGCATGTGCAGGGCGTGGGGGAATTGCTGATTGATGGCGATCTGCAGCTGTCCGGCGGCCAGCTGTCGGTACTGCCGCCCTGGGGCTCGGGCCGCCTCGAAGCCCGGACCGGGTCGCGCGTGGCGTTCGACGGCGGCGGGCTGAGTATCGGCAATGGCGGCCGCATCGCGGCCGGCACGCTGTCCGGCAGCGGCCTGCTGACCCTGACCGGTGGCGAGCTGCGGCTGGAGGGTGCCAATCCTGCGCTGGCGGTAACGACGCAGATCGCGGCAGGCGCCAGCGCAGTCGTGGACGATGTCGGCGGGCTGGGACGCGGCGGCATTTTCAACGATGGCACGCTGCGCTTCGACGCGGCAAATGGCGTGCTGTCCAATGCGCTGGATGGCCGGGGGGATGTGCAACTGGTGCAGAGCGGCCTGACGCTGTCCGGCGCCAATGACGGCTTTGCCGGTCGCTTCGACATCGATGCCGACAGCCGGCTGACCGTGACCGACACGCGACAGCTCGGCAGCGCCAGTGTGACGGATGAGGGTGTGCTGCTTCTCGACGTTGCCGGTGAGGGACGGCTGCTGAATGCGCTGACCGGGGCCGGCGAACTGGTTAAGCGCGGCAGCGGTGTCGTGCTGGCCGGGCAGGGGCTCGATCACCGTGGCGGTACCCGCATTGAGGGCGGCGGACTGCTACTGGACAATGCCGCCGCGACGCTGGGAGGCGGCGGCCCGGTCACGGTTGCCGGCGGGGCGGTGCTGGGTGGCTACGGCGTCGTGGTCGGCGATGTCGGCAACGACGGCTATCTGGTGGTGGCTGACGCTGCGACGCGGCTGTCCGGGACCGGCAGACTGGAAATCCGCGGGGCGCTGGACAACCGGGGCGGCATCCTGCTCGGCGGTGCCGGTGTCGGCAATGCGCTGGTGCTGCAAGGTGACTACCGTGGCACCGGCTCTGCCTGGCTGCGGGTTCATGCCCGGCTGGACGGCGATGATTCGCCGGCTGACCGCGTACTGCTGGATGGCGGTCGCGCCAGTGGCGAGACCGCACTGCAGGTAGTCAATGTCGGTGGTGCCGGTGCCCAGACCCGGGGCGATGGCATCCTGCTGATCGAAACCGGCAACGGGGGGCAAACCGGGGCTCAGGCGTTCCGGCTCGACGCGCCGGTACTGGCCGGTCCGTACGCCTACCGCCTGTATCGCGGCGGCCAGGGGGCCGGTACGGCGGACAACTGGTATCTGCGTTCGGAGCGCAGCGATGAGGCGGATACGCCGGATGATGGCAAAAGACCCGACTACCGCGGTGAAACCTCGCTGTATGCCGTCGTGCCGGCCATGGCGCTGGCCTATGGCCAGACGATGCTGGCGACGCGCGAGGTCCGGGCGACGAATCTGGCCACCACCCGGCCGTTGCCGGCGGCCTGGGGGCGGGCGATCAACGAGGCGGGCCACTACGATGGCGGCGGCATACTGGCGAACGGGCCGCGGTATGCGAGCGAGTTGCAGGCACTGCAGGCTGGTCATGACCTGCTGCTCCGTCATGGGCGGGACGGCTCGGTGCTGCGTGGCGGGTTGTATCTGGCCATCGGCCAGGCCAGCGCCACCGTCGATCACGATGACGGTCGTCGTGCCGGCCATGACCAGCTCGACGGGCGCACGCTGGGCGGCTACTGGAACTGGCAGGCCGACAGCGGGGCCTATGTCGATGCCGTGGCCCAGGCCAGTCAATACCGCGTGCGTTCCGTCTCCGCCCAGGTGCGGCCGCTGCACAGCCGCGGCCATGGCGGCGCAGTGTCACTGGAGGCCGGCTTCCCGCTGCGGGTCGACCCGTCCTGGCGGCTGACGCCTCAGGTCCGGCTGAGCTACCAGCGCATCCGGCTGGACGCGGCGTCCGATGGTGCGGCCCAGGTCCGCTTCGGCGGGATGGAGTCGCTGCAGACCCGGGTCGGTCTGCTCGGCGAGCATGCGGCATCGCCGTCGTCATCGGTCTGGGTTCGTGCCGGGCTGGGCCGGGAGTCCGCCGCCAGGCCGGGCGCATCCTTCTCTTCCGGCAACGGCTATCTTCCGTTCCGGACCGGCATGCGCGGCATGCTGGCCGATGCCGGGGCCGGTCTGGACATCCGGCTGGGCAAACAAACCAGCGTGCGCGGCAGCCTGGACTGGCAGGGCGCACCGGGCGGCCACGGCGGTGCCCGCCGTGCCGAACTCGTCATGCACATGAGCTGGTAGCGCAGTGCGGCGGCCATTCGCCGCAATTTTTTTGCCCGCCAACCCTTGAAAAGCCCTTTCCTCGCCCATACCATTGGCACTCGCAACGGACGAGTGCCAGTCGCTCGTGCCAAATCGCTGATTTTTTTAGTGTTTTCTGATTGTTTCAGATAACTACTCGAGTACAGGAGAGTTTTTCCATGGTAATCCGCCCCCTGCATGACCGTGTTGTGATCAAACGCCTCGAAGCCGAAGAGAAAACCGCTTCGGGCATCGTGTTGCCGGGCAACGCGGCAGAAAAGCCGGACATGGGTGAAGTCGTCGCCGCCGGCAATGGCAAGATTCTGGAAAACGGCGAACGCCGTCCGCTGGAGCTCAAGAAGGGCGACAAGGTCATCTTCGGCAAGTACGCCGGCCAGACCGTCAAGGTTGACGGCGAAGAGCTGCTGGTGATGCGCGAAGAAGACGTGATGGGCATCGTCGAGTAATCGACCCGGTCCCGTCCCGTTGTCCCGATCCAATTTCCTGGAGTAAAAGAACATGGCTGCAAAAGACGTAAAATTCGGTGATTCCGCTCGTGCCAAGATGGTCATTGGTGTCAACGTGCTGGCTGACGCCGTCAAGGTGACCCTGGGCCCGAAGGGCCGCAATGTGGTGCTGGAGCGCAGCTTCGGCTCGCCGACCATCACCAAGGACGGTGTGTCGGTCGCCAAGGAAATCGAACTGAAGGACCGCTTCGAAAACATGGGCGCGCAAATGGTCAAGGAAGTGGCTTCCAAGACCAACGACGTTGCCGGTGACGGCACCACCACCGCGACCGTGCTGGCCCAGGCCGTCGTGCAGGAAGGCATGAAGTACGTTGCCGCCGGCATGAACCCGATGGACCTGAAGCGCGGCATCGACAAGGCGGTCATCGCCATCGTTGAAGAACTGAAAAAAATCTCCAAGCCGTGCGCGACCGGCAAGGAAATCGCCCAGGTCGGCGCGATTTCGGCCAACAGCGACAGCGTGATCGGTGAAAAGATCGCCGCCGCGATGGAAAAGGTCGGCAAGGAAGGCGTGATCACCGTTGAAGACGGTTCGGGCCTGGAAGACGAACTCGACGTGGTCGAAGGCATGCAGTTCGACCGCGGCTACCTGAGCCCGTACTTCATCAACCAGCCGGAAAAACAGATCGCCCAGCTCGACAACCCGTTCGTGCTGCTGTTCGACAAGAAGATCTCGAACATCCGCGACCTGCTGCCGGTGCTGGAACAGGTGGCCAAGTCGGGCCGTCCGCTGCTGATCATCGCTGAAGACGTCGATGGTGAAGCGCTGGCTACCCTGGTGGTCAACAACATCCGCGGCATCCTGAAGACCGTGGCCGTCAAGGCACCGGGCTTCGGCGACCGTCGCAAGGCCATGCTGGAAGACATCGCCATCCTGACCGGCGGCACCGTGATCGCCGAAGAAGTCGGCCTGACGCTGGAAAAGGCCACGCTGGAACAGCTGGGCCAGGCCAAGCGCGTCGAAATCGGCAAGGAAAACACCACGCTGATCGACGGTGCCGGCCAGGAAGCCGCCATCAAGGCGCGTGTCGACCAGATCCGCAAGCAGATCGAAGAAGCGACCAGCGACTACGACCGCGAAAAGCTGCAGGAACGCGTGGCCAAGCTGGCCGGCGGCGTGGCCGTGATCAAGGTCGGTGCCGCGACCGAAGTCGAAATGAAGGAAAAGAAGGCCCGCGTCGAAGACGCGCTGCACGCGACCCGTGCCGCCGTTGAAGAAGGCATCGTTCCTGGCGGCGGCGTGGCCCTGCTGCGCGCCCGTGGCAACCTGAGCAACCTGAAGGGCAGCAATGCCGAACAGGACGCCGGTATCCAGATCGTGCTGAAGGCGATCGAAGCTCCGCTGCGCCAGATCGTCGCCAACGCCGGCGACGAGCCGAGCGTGGTGGTGAGCAAGGTCTACGAAGGCAAGGGCAACTTCGGTTTCAACGCCGCCACCGGCGAATACGGTGACGTGGTTGAAATGGGCGTGCTCGATCCGACCAAGGTGACCCGCAGCGCGCTGCAACACGCCGCCTCGATCGCCGGCCTGATGCTGACCACCGATTGCATGATCGCCGAAGTGCCGGACGACAAGCCGTCGGCCCCGGACATGGGCGGCATGGGTGGCATGGGCGGCATGATGTAATACCGCTGCATGGCGCTCGCGCCATGCCCGGCAAACCCCCCGCGAACGCAGGTTCGCGGGGGGTTTTCATGGCCTGCCGCTGGCCGCCAGGCGCGGAATCCCGACCGGGCAATGGCGTGTTTTTGCCACGTCATCAATCATATGTTGCTAATGTGCAACAATGTCGTCACAATAAAAATTCAATAGAATCATGTATTTGCGTGTTGTTTCGGCCGCATGTTGCAAAAAAGACGCATAAACGTGAATTGCGTTGGCGAAATAGCAACAAAGCACCGTATAGTGAGTTCACACAAAGCACAGAGCACGTGCTGATCCGATGTTTAGAAGTCGGGCGCATCGACCCGCTGATTTACTCCAAAGAGGTAACTGACCATGAAAAAACTGATCGCACTGGCCGTTGCTGCACTGCCGCTGGCCGCTATGGCCGACGTGACCCTGTACGGCAACATCGAAGCCAGCGTTGAAGGTGGCAAGTCGAACGGCTACAACTTCGACAGCAACACCAGCAAGCTGAAGAGTGGCGTCCGCATCGACGACACCGGTTCGTACATCGGCTTCAAGGGCAACGAAGATCTGGGCAATGGCCTGAAGGCCATCTGGCAAGTCGAGCAAGGCCTGAACATCGACGGCACCACCGGTTCGGGTTCGGGCAACGGCTACAACAACACCTGGGCGACCCGCGACAGCTTCGTCGGCCTGACCGGTGATTTCGGTACCGTCCGCCTGGGTCGTCTGAGCACGTACCTGAACTCGGACATGGAAAAGTTTGACGCCTGGATCTACGGCGCAGGCGTGAACGGTTCGACGTACAACTCGGCTAACCTGCTGGACGGCCGCGTGAACAACGCCGTGCGTTACGACAGCCCGAACTTTGCCGGCTTCAAGTTCACCGCCCTGTACGGTGCTGACGAGCAGCGTGCCTATGTTGGTGACGATCGCACCAACAAGAACACCTGGAACCTGGGCCTCGGCTACGAAAACAGCGGCTACTTCGTTGACGCTGGCTATGTCGGCTTCCAGGACAACAACGCTGCTGGCGACAAGAACGCCAACTACTGGCGTGTTGAAGGCGGCTACAACGCCAACAACCTGCTGGCAGTGGTGTCCTACGGTCAAAGCAAGATGTACGGTGACAACAGCCCGTACGCCCAACTGGCCAACCTGGCCGTTGGTGGCAATGACGAGTTCAAGACCAAGGAAGCTGCACTGACCGTGGGTTACACCATCGGTGCCTTCACGCCGAAGTTCACGTACAACCGTGTCTGGGACATCAAGCAAAACGACAACAAGATTGCCGACAGCGCCCTGAACCAGTACGTGGTTGGTGTTGACTACGCCCTGTCCAAGCGCACCACGACCTACGCTTCGTACGGTTATGTTGACCACAAGGCCAACGAAGTCAGCAGCGAACAAACCTTCGCCGTTGGCGTGCAACACAAGTTCTAA
This portion of the Microvirgula aerodenitrificans DSM 15089 genome encodes:
- the groES gene encoding co-chaperone GroES — protein: MVIRPLHDRVVIKRLEAEEKTASGIVLPGNAAEKPDMGEVVAAGNGKILENGERRPLELKKGDKVIFGKYAGQTVKVDGEELLVMREEDVMGIVE
- a CDS encoding sodium-dependent transporter, producing the protein MSRSQWGSRVGFILASAGATVGLGSIWKFPYVTAMNGGGAFLAIFVAITFTLGLTLLLAEIAIGRAAGCGAVSALRKLGGGGWPLVGYAGVLCGFLVLSFYCVVGGWTLGYLWRAIDGRVMSDSPEALAALFGQYVSSPVEPLLTLALFVLLTLVVVMSGIQKGIERAGKIMMPALFLLMLVLIVRSLTLPGASAGVAMFLAPDFSRVTPAMLVDALGLAFFSLSVGAGCMLAYGSYLGRDVKLTGAALWVTGLTTLTSILAGLMIFPAIAAFGLDAAAGPGLTYMTMPIVFNHLPFGQGFALAFFALLLFAALTSSVSLLELIVVLPIDDWGVSRRRASLVVSALVFAAGIPASLSFGLLADYKWFDRNVFELMDYGASNILLPLGGIGTALFAGWKIWPTLRDELELPAGMTVAMRWMCRLFAPVLIGVILVWNI
- a CDS encoding porin, whose protein sequence is MKKLIALAVAALPLAAMADVTLYGNIEASVEGGKSNGYNFDSNTSKLKSGVRIDDTGSYIGFKGNEDLGNGLKAIWQVEQGLNIDGTTGSGSGNGYNNTWATRDSFVGLTGDFGTVRLGRLSTYLNSDMEKFDAWIYGAGVNGSTYNSANLLDGRVNNAVRYDSPNFAGFKFTALYGADEQRAYVGDDRTNKNTWNLGLGYENSGYFVDAGYVGFQDNNAAGDKNANYWRVEGGYNANNLLAVVSYGQSKMYGDNSPYAQLANLAVGGNDEFKTKEAALTVGYTIGAFTPKFTYNRVWDIKQNDNKIADSALNQYVVGVDYALSKRTTTYASYGYVDHKANEVSSEQTFAVGVQHKF
- a CDS encoding autotransporter outer membrane beta-barrel domain-containing protein, producing the protein MQVSLSTGRGWLVGTAMLWTVAGPAWAINECGTGLTVSCNGSGSSAGQKNPYANGISYTDANINLTVTGKVAVDTSGAAENDGPYTVGIGISSSKLTKAGSARVLVEAGATITTRQDYARGISIRGTVGSASGTVINYGNITTFGADARAIFVQVNNNASVVSTGSISTRGATARGLYAQSLQGGDVSVTNSGTVQTALANGIEARTINAGTVDITQSGTVDAGGTTSDGIFVEGGAQGHATVRNTGSVRGATGLLITGSQATVSNTGSLTGTRSAGLRVTGGAVATIDNGPGASISGQTGIDLQTSGNRIRNRGRIRGEAGTAIRLGGAGNVLELDSGSVLDGDVLSAGSNNTLTLLGSAVEDSRFVGAGAGDGFRSLTMAGDDWTLSGDVALIGTAADTLSVRQGRLTLGGTVDSRGGATIAQGATLRIGEGAASGSFNGSIIDNGELVFDRADDTAFSRSISGDGGLTQSGSGMLTLNGANSYRGPTRVEAGTLRLDSARAISGDSVSVAAGAVYLLDFAATPQAWTFDRALTGSGTVRVDLGTPSADFRLGSGAGSAFAGTLALGRSQFNLDGDQAAQLARATLRLESGNTTTVDNDRLALGQLSIAGGALVLPTEAPATIISEISTGRLDLQGGSVQAYVPDRYTPGEAWDGRAPTLLRQDDTIVSRLISATGITGSASLLALIDQNGTVLGTERQIGIEQHGLAVAVGDYGFYLGTGAGNDGLYVGYGLHRLDIQAGQLLHLTGDDGTLAGSTLHARLTGSGNLLIEAAGSITLNNAANTYTGTTQVSGKTLVLGNDNVLGQTSQLRIDAGATVAANGHVQGVGELLIDGDLQLSGGQLSVLPPWGSGRLEARTGSRVAFDGGGLSIGNGGRIAAGTLSGSGLLTLTGGELRLEGANPALAVTTQIAAGASAVVDDVGGLGRGGIFNDGTLRFDAANGVLSNALDGRGDVQLVQSGLTLSGANDGFAGRFDIDADSRLTVTDTRQLGSASVTDEGVLLLDVAGEGRLLNALTGAGELVKRGSGVVLAGQGLDHRGGTRIEGGGLLLDNAAATLGGGGPVTVAGGAVLGGYGVVVGDVGNDGYLVVADAATRLSGTGRLEIRGALDNRGGILLGGAGVGNALVLQGDYRGTGSAWLRVHARLDGDDSPADRVLLDGGRASGETALQVVNVGGAGAQTRGDGILLIETGNGGQTGAQAFRLDAPVLAGPYAYRLYRGGQGAGTADNWYLRSERSDEADTPDDGKRPDYRGETSLYAVVPAMALAYGQTMLATREVRATNLATTRPLPAAWGRAINEAGHYDGGGILANGPRYASELQALQAGHDLLLRHGRDGSVLRGGLYLAIGQASATVDHDDGRRAGHDQLDGRTLGGYWNWQADSGAYVDAVAQASQYRVRSVSAQVRPLHSRGHGGAVSLEAGFPLRVDPSWRLTPQVRLSYQRIRLDAASDGAAQVRFGGMESLQTRVGLLGEHAASPSSSVWVRAGLGRESAARPGASFSSGNGYLPFRTGMRGMLADAGAGLDIRLGKQTSVRGSLDWQGAPGGHGGARRAELVMHMSW
- the groL gene encoding chaperonin GroEL (60 kDa chaperone family; promotes refolding of misfolded polypeptides especially under stressful conditions; forms two stacked rings of heptamers to form a barrel-shaped 14mer; ends can be capped by GroES; misfolded proteins enter the barrel where they are refolded when GroES binds), producing MAAKDVKFGDSARAKMVIGVNVLADAVKVTLGPKGRNVVLERSFGSPTITKDGVSVAKEIELKDRFENMGAQMVKEVASKTNDVAGDGTTTATVLAQAVVQEGMKYVAAGMNPMDLKRGIDKAVIAIVEELKKISKPCATGKEIAQVGAISANSDSVIGEKIAAAMEKVGKEGVITVEDGSGLEDELDVVEGMQFDRGYLSPYFINQPEKQIAQLDNPFVLLFDKKISNIRDLLPVLEQVAKSGRPLLIIAEDVDGEALATLVVNNIRGILKTVAVKAPGFGDRRKAMLEDIAILTGGTVIAEEVGLTLEKATLEQLGQAKRVEIGKENTTLIDGAGQEAAIKARVDQIRKQIEEATSDYDREKLQERVAKLAGGVAVIKVGAATEVEMKEKKARVEDALHATRAAVEEGIVPGGGVALLRARGNLSNLKGSNAEQDAGIQIVLKAIEAPLRQIVANAGDEPSVVVSKVYEGKGNFGFNAATGEYGDVVEMGVLDPTKVTRSALQHAASIAGLMLTTDCMIAEVPDDKPSAPDMGGMGGMGGMM